Proteins encoded by one window of Deinococcus metalli:
- a CDS encoding arsenate reductase (azurin) small subunit encodes MSQITRRRFVGSGMTIVALASLPRARAQAMAPSLGYPATRIGSLGTLKEGVGQYFAYPDDAAQGLLLKLGKPAIGGLGKERDIVAFSAACTHMGCGVAYKGERLQCPCHYSMFDPAKNGQVYQGLASSYLPQIPLRIDAAGDIYAVAVEGLIWGRARNILSKGA; translated from the coding sequence ATGAGTCAGATCACACGCAGACGGTTCGTCGGATCGGGCATGACCATCGTGGCGCTGGCCAGCTTGCCCCGCGCCAGGGCGCAGGCCATGGCGCCCAGCCTGGGCTACCCGGCCACCAGGATCGGCAGCCTCGGCACGCTGAAAGAAGGCGTCGGCCAGTACTTCGCCTACCCCGACGACGCCGCGCAGGGCCTGCTGCTCAAACTCGGCAAGCCCGCCATCGGTGGCCTGGGGAAAGAGCGCGACATCGTGGCCTTCTCGGCGGCCTGCACACACATGGGCTGCGGGGTGGCCTACAAGGGGGAGCGGCTGCAGTGCCCGTGCCACTACTCGATGTTCGACCCGGCCAAAAACGGCCAGGTCTACCAGGGGCTCGCCAGCAGCTACCTGCCGCAGATCCCGCTGCGCATCGACGCGGCCGGGGACATCTACGCCGTGGCGGTCGAGGGCCTGATCTGGGGCCGCGCGCGCAACATCCTGTCCAAGGGAGCCTGA
- a CDS encoding arsenate reductase (azurin) large subunit, producing the protein MAVYKRYDQLPLPPKGAEVHNTVCQYCTVGCGYKVYVWPAGKDGGLAANQNAFGRDFTAPQPPIAGQPYTEAMHSVITRGGKQMNVAIVPAKDSPINRNGDHSSRGGSNALTLFDESRPTRDRLKYPMLRVGDSFQAIPWQEALNLMAGIIKGVYDQHGPDALTAKAYDHGGGGGGFENNWGIGSLFFTGLKMQYVAIHNRPAYNSEVWGSRDRGVHELNYTAEDARLTDTLILWGANPYETASVFYTEHMLPNFEGGTETEKDEAFPGEAKVPTRLIVVDPRRTSSLTIAESIDKDRVLHLRPNLGTDYILANAIARAIHQQGWHDQAFIDARTEKETWADYAEKSLRIGIPYATVMKEAEAITGVKRADMEQAALWMARPKSGARRRSLLIYEKGMIWNLKNYDQIAAVTQLAVLAGNIGKPGTGVGRQGGHQEGYVRPGYPGTRPPPNVDEYLKAGSGKFYWVIGTNPFLTTLDNQAYRKRINARTKVLTDALSLDGVMGEPGTTQGLIDRVLEQVGSGDGLFMVVQDLYMTETAQAAHLVLPAAGWGEANLTSINCNSRLLRLYEQFMDPPGDAKPDWQIMSLVAGRLADLYRAEGNTEAVARFSGMTSWKKDEDPFLEGSKAFKDNAVSPADEATLEAENYKGVTYAMLKQLGQKGVQTPVRQEGGKVVGTKRRYSQRFATDSGKFKWYGTDAWAGYPEQIDKYLHGDMARQYPFWMTTGRNQTIWQTAYHDRRIAEKMLNVPLPYIELHPQDGAKLGLAAGDIAEVSNMEGNGTFLVHLTDAVRPGMIFALQYHPRGTSNSMISNYTDPKTTIPWYKGTRVSIRRTSGRLASVASVTSALEGNEFR; encoded by the coding sequence ATGGCCGTCTACAAGCGCTACGACCAATTGCCCCTGCCGCCCAAGGGTGCCGAGGTACACAACACCGTCTGCCAGTACTGCACGGTCGGCTGCGGCTACAAGGTGTACGTCTGGCCAGCTGGGAAAGACGGCGGCCTGGCCGCGAACCAGAACGCCTTCGGCCGAGACTTCACAGCGCCGCAACCACCGATCGCGGGGCAACCCTACACCGAGGCCATGCACTCGGTGATCACGCGCGGCGGGAAGCAGATGAACGTCGCGATCGTGCCCGCCAAGGATTCCCCGATCAACCGCAACGGCGACCACTCCAGCCGCGGCGGCTCCAACGCGCTGACGCTTTTCGACGAGAGCCGCCCCACCCGCGACCGCCTGAAGTACCCCATGCTGCGCGTCGGGGACTCCTTCCAGGCGATTCCGTGGCAGGAAGCGCTGAACCTGATGGCCGGAATCATCAAGGGCGTGTACGACCAGCACGGCCCGGACGCGCTGACGGCCAAGGCCTACGACCACGGCGGCGGGGGTGGCGGTTTCGAGAACAACTGGGGCATCGGCAGCCTGTTCTTCACCGGTCTGAAGATGCAGTACGTCGCCATCCACAACCGCCCGGCGTACAACTCCGAGGTGTGGGGCAGCCGCGACCGGGGCGTGCACGAACTGAACTACACCGCCGAGGACGCCCGGCTGACCGACACGCTGATCCTGTGGGGCGCCAACCCCTACGAGACGGCCAGCGTGTTCTACACCGAGCACATGCTCCCGAACTTCGAGGGCGGCACCGAGACCGAGAAGGACGAGGCCTTCCCCGGCGAGGCGAAGGTGCCCACCCGCCTGATCGTGGTCGATCCACGGCGCACGTCCTCGCTCACCATCGCCGAGAGCATCGACAAGGATCGCGTGCTGCACCTGCGGCCGAACCTCGGCACGGACTACATCCTGGCCAACGCCATCGCGCGCGCCATCCACCAGCAGGGCTGGCACGACCAGGCGTTCATCGACGCCCGCACCGAGAAGGAGACCTGGGCCGACTACGCCGAGAAGAGTCTGCGGATCGGGATTCCCTACGCCACGGTCATGAAGGAGGCCGAGGCGATCACCGGCGTGAAGCGCGCCGACATGGAACAGGCCGCGCTGTGGATGGCCCGGCCCAAGAGTGGGGCCCGGCGGCGCAGCCTCCTGATCTACGAGAAGGGCATGATCTGGAACCTCAAGAACTACGACCAGATCGCGGCCGTCACTCAGCTGGCGGTGCTGGCCGGCAACATCGGCAAGCCTGGCACCGGCGTCGGACGCCAGGGTGGGCACCAGGAAGGCTATGTCCGGCCCGGCTACCCCGGCACGCGACCGCCGCCCAACGTGGACGAGTACCTCAAGGCCGGAAGCGGCAAGTTCTACTGGGTCATCGGCACCAACCCCTTCCTGACCACGCTCGATAACCAGGCGTATCGCAAGCGCATCAACGCGCGCACGAAGGTGCTCACCGACGCCCTGAGTCTGGACGGCGTCATGGGCGAGCCCGGCACCACCCAGGGCCTGATCGACCGGGTGCTCGAGCAGGTCGGCAGCGGCGACGGCCTGTTCATGGTCGTGCAGGATCTGTACATGACCGAGACCGCGCAGGCCGCGCACCTGGTGCTGCCGGCGGCGGGCTGGGGCGAGGCGAACCTCACCTCCATCAACTGCAACAGCCGCCTGCTGCGCCTCTACGAGCAGTTCATGGATCCCCCCGGCGACGCCAAACCCGACTGGCAGATCATGTCGCTCGTCGCGGGCCGGCTGGCTGACCTGTACAGGGCCGAGGGCAACACCGAGGCCGTGGCGCGCTTCAGCGGCATGACGTCATGGAAGAAGGACGAGGATCCCTTCCTGGAGGGCAGCAAGGCCTTCAAGGACAACGCCGTCAGCCCGGCCGACGAGGCCACCCTGGAAGCTGAGAACTACAAGGGCGTCACCTACGCCATGCTCAAACAGCTCGGGCAGAAGGGCGTCCAGACCCCGGTGCGCCAGGAAGGCGGCAAGGTCGTTGGTACCAAACGGCGCTACTCACAGCGCTTCGCCACCGACTCCGGCAAGTTCAAGTGGTACGGCACCGACGCCTGGGCCGGCTACCCCGAGCAGATCGACAAGTACCTGCACGGCGACATGGCCAGGCAGTACCCGTTCTGGATGACCACCGGCCGCAACCAGACCATCTGGCAGACGGCCTACCACGACCGCCGCATTGCCGAGAAGATGCTGAATGTGCCGCTGCCGTACATCGAACTGCACCCGCAGGACGGCGCGAAGCTGGGTCTCGCGGCGGGCGACATCGCCGAGGTGTCCAACATGGAGGGCAACGGCACCTTCCTGGTGCACCTCACCGACGCGGTGCGGCCGGGCATGATCTTCGCGCTGCAGTACCACCCGCGCGGCACATCCAACAGCATGATCAGCAACTACACCGACCCCAAGACCACCATCCCCTGGTACAAGGGCACCCGGGTGAGCATCCGCAGGACCTCGGGGCGGCTGGCCTCGGTGGCGTCCGTGACCAGCGCCCTGGAGGGCAACGAATTCCGATGA
- a CDS encoding c-type cytochrome: MNRFLVLTALALGASASAATGAAVYQANCAGCHQATGKGVPGAFPPLAGHFTKLLAAGATGRAYVGHVALYGLQGSIKVNGQTYAGVMPGQKQLSDADLAAVLNHVATSFGNKWPAGQKPFTAAELAKLRAKALTPAAVLKTRPPVK; encoded by the coding sequence ATGAACAGATTTCTCGTCCTGACCGCCCTGGCCCTGGGCGCCTCTGCCTCTGCCGCCACCGGCGCAGCCGTCTACCAGGCCAACTGCGCCGGGTGCCATCAGGCGACCGGCAAGGGCGTCCCTGGGGCTTTCCCACCCCTCGCCGGCCACTTCACGAAGCTGCTGGCCGCCGGCGCCACAGGCCGCGCTTATGTCGGGCACGTGGCGCTCTACGGCCTGCAGGGTTCCATCAAGGTGAACGGCCAGACCTACGCCGGCGTGATGCCCGGCCAGAAGCAGCTCAGTGACGCCGACCTGGCGGCCGTGCTGAACCATGTGGCCACCAGTTTCGGGAACAAGTGGCCGGCCGGGCAGAAACCGTTCACGGCGGCTGAACTCGCGAAGCTGCGGGCCAAGGCACTCACGCCGGCTGCCGTCCTGAAAACCCGCCCCCCTGTGAAGTGA
- a CDS encoding molybdopterin molybdotransferase MoeA, translating to MTARPSTLVHATLPEALAALQHLLPARRAEEVPLTGGLGRVLASPLSARADHPSATESAMDGVACRAADAAQVPVTLKLVGESRAGAPFVGTLGPGEAVRISTGAVMPAGADAVCRREDLRLDGEIVTLLAPARPSDVRAQGSDFQAGDPVLEAGTRLTPARLALAAAMGHAALPVVAALRVGVLSGGDELVEPGGFLRAGQTYNANPYGLWAALREDGHDPVLLPAAADTPGALEARLNAAGDLDLLISSGGVGAGGHDQVRRLLERGNVLFSGLGIRPGAPTMAGRWQGRPIIALPGNPVAALVVYEVLVRPLLTGKEPRTISLQAGTPFRDAPGRTAYWRALVRGNAAFDQKEQGSGMLRSLAQSDALVVIPAGGGVAAGGQVEVIMLS from the coding sequence ATGACTGCCCGTCCATCCACCCTGGTTCACGCCACGCTGCCAGAGGCCCTGGCCGCGCTCCAGCACCTGCTGCCCGCACGCCGGGCCGAGGAGGTGCCCCTCACCGGGGGCCTGGGGCGGGTGCTCGCCTCCCCCCTGAGCGCCCGGGCGGATCATCCCAGTGCCACAGAAAGCGCCATGGACGGCGTGGCCTGCCGCGCAGCCGACGCGGCGCAGGTACCGGTCACCCTGAAGCTGGTCGGCGAGTCCCGCGCCGGAGCGCCCTTCGTCGGCACGCTGGGGCCGGGCGAAGCCGTGCGCATCTCGACGGGTGCGGTCATGCCGGCCGGGGCCGACGCGGTCTGCCGGCGTGAAGACCTGCGGCTGGATGGGGAGATCGTCACCCTGCTTGCCCCGGCGCGCCCGTCCGACGTGCGGGCACAGGGCAGCGACTTCCAGGCCGGTGACCCCGTGCTGGAGGCCGGCACGCGGCTGACCCCCGCCCGCCTGGCGCTGGCCGCCGCGATGGGCCACGCGGCGCTGCCGGTGGTGGCGGCGCTGCGGGTCGGCGTGCTCAGCGGCGGGGACGAACTGGTCGAGCCCGGCGGGTTCCTGCGGGCGGGGCAGACCTACAACGCCAATCCCTACGGCCTGTGGGCGGCGCTGCGCGAGGACGGTCATGATCCGGTGCTGCTGCCCGCTGCCGCCGACACTCCCGGCGCGCTGGAGGCCCGCCTGAACGCGGCCGGCGACCTCGACCTGCTGATCTCCAGCGGTGGGGTGGGGGCCGGGGGCCACGACCAGGTGCGCCGGCTGCTGGAGCGAGGCAACGTGCTGTTCAGCGGCCTGGGCATCCGGCCCGGGGCGCCCACCATGGCGGGCCGCTGGCAGGGCCGGCCGATCATCGCGCTGCCGGGCAACCCGGTGGCCGCCCTGGTCGTCTACGAGGTGCTGGTACGGCCGCTGCTCACGGGGAAGGAACCGCGTACCATCTCACTCCAGGCGGGCACGCCGTTCCGGGACGCGCCGGGCCGCACGGCGTACTGGCGCGCGCTGGTGCGCGGGAACGCGGCCTTCGACCAGAAGGAGCAGGGCTCGGGGATGCTGCGCTCGCTGGCGCAGTCAGACGCGCTGGTCGTCATCCCGGCGGGGGGCGGGGTGGCGGCGGGGGGCCAGGTCGAGGTGATCATGCTGAGCTGA
- a CDS encoding ArsR/SmtB family transcription factor, whose product MTLVASDVLEQLKALSNEIRYDLVRFLGAGERCVCDLEGLTGLPQSKVSYHLGVLRDAGLVTAEQRGKNIYYALCEARLFQLGGQMLTEVFHDPVRHAHEDASLCD is encoded by the coding sequence ATGACCCTGGTGGCCTCCGACGTCCTGGAACAGCTCAAGGCCCTCTCCAACGAGATCCGCTATGACCTCGTGCGCTTCCTCGGGGCGGGCGAACGCTGCGTGTGCGACCTCGAAGGCCTGACCGGCCTGCCACAGTCCAAGGTGTCCTACCATCTGGGGGTGCTGCGCGACGCGGGTCTGGTGACCGCGGAGCAGCGCGGCAAGAACATCTACTACGCGCTGTGTGAGGCGCGGCTCTTTCAGCTGGGCGGGCAGATGCTCACCGAGGTCTTTCACGATCCGGTGCGCCACGCCCATGAGGATGCCTCGCTCTGCGACTGA
- a CDS encoding MFS transporter, with the protein MTVPPPRQRLLLWTLAFLSTAGYGALYYAQPLLAVATEQTAGWSRAQTGLAFTLALLTNAALAPVVGRAVDRFGGKVLISGGAALGAVALGLMGLHPSYPAFVACWVLAGVAMTLTFYEPVFTVVAQQFQTADRRRATLTITLIAGLASTIFVPLTSAGLQAGGLTMALGILAGLLMITAGLGWVVLPRAARPQSRHRTAPSPFVPDPAFRQLVLSFTLARIVSVGTGLQLAPLLLARGEGLTVAAALAGLMGLAALPGRILFAPLLARLGILRLNTLLFVTLGLGPLLLASTSSVWLAGLAITLFGLANGALTLARNDLLLSRYDAGLFGTVNGRLAGPVNLAQALTPLGVGLLFSWSGTYLPSLWGLTVLAALSAWGLRAPRADPAPA; encoded by the coding sequence GTGACCGTCCCGCCTCCCCGCCAGCGTCTCCTGCTCTGGACGCTGGCGTTCCTATCGACGGCCGGGTACGGCGCGCTGTACTACGCGCAACCGCTGCTCGCGGTGGCCACCGAGCAGACCGCCGGCTGGAGCCGCGCCCAGACCGGCCTGGCCTTCACGCTCGCGCTGCTCACCAACGCGGCGCTGGCCCCCGTCGTGGGGCGCGCGGTCGACCGCTTCGGCGGGAAGGTGCTCATCAGCGGCGGTGCGGCGCTCGGGGCCGTCGCGCTGGGCTTGATGGGTCTGCACCCGTCCTACCCCGCTTTCGTGGCGTGCTGGGTGCTCGCCGGCGTGGCGATGACCCTGACCTTCTACGAGCCGGTGTTCACGGTGGTCGCGCAGCAGTTCCAGACGGCTGACCGCCGCCGGGCTACGCTCACGATCACGCTGATCGCCGGGCTGGCCAGCACCATCTTCGTGCCGCTCACCAGCGCGGGACTTCAGGCGGGTGGGTTGACCATGGCACTCGGGATACTGGCGGGCCTGCTGATGATCACGGCCGGACTGGGGTGGGTGGTGTTGCCCCGGGCAGCCCGGCCGCAGTCCAGGCACCGCACGGCGCCCTCGCCCTTCGTCCCCGACCCCGCCTTCCGTCAGCTGGTGCTGAGCTTCACGCTGGCGCGCATCGTGTCGGTGGGCACCGGCCTGCAACTCGCCCCCCTGCTGCTGGCCCGTGGGGAGGGCCTGACGGTCGCCGCCGCCCTGGCCGGCCTGATGGGTCTGGCGGCCCTGCCGGGCCGGATCCTGTTCGCGCCGCTGCTGGCCCGGCTCGGCATTCTGCGGCTGAACACGCTGCTGTTCGTGACCCTGGGCCTCGGCCCGCTGCTGCTCGCCAGCACGTCCTCCGTGTGGCTTGCCGGCCTGGCCATCACGCTCTTCGGCCTGGCCAACGGAGCCCTGACCCTGGCCCGCAACGATCTGCTGCTGTCCCGCTACGACGCCGGGCTGTTCGGCACTGTAAACGGCCGCCTGGCCGGGCCGGTCAACCTCGCCCAGGCCCTGACGCCGCTGGGCGTGGGCCTGCTGTTCAGCTGGAGCGGCACTTACCTGCCCTCCCTGTGGGGCCTGACGGTACTGGCGGCGCTGTCCGCCTGGGGCCTACGCGCCCCGCGTGCCGATCCAGCACCGGCCTGA
- a CDS encoding DUF6428 family protein, which translates to MTTLTEPTLPTAIPGLQGQVSTHTLITGLRDQLQRPLEFWLHGSPLVGPGYHVTEVKAVTIEAMDCGGKAASWRETVIQLMDGSAQDARGGFMTTRKFLAIYDRVTSRIPVRDEAEVRFEYGTDTSPALQYHVSHIEEQAGRTVVHLRTPGVQCKAGDACGLPAAEAQSEGCAPDSGCCAPQAPISLQ; encoded by the coding sequence ATGACCACCCTGACCGAGCCCACCCTGCCCACCGCCATCCCTGGTCTCCAGGGCCAGGTGTCGACCCACACGCTGATCACCGGTCTGCGTGATCAGCTCCAGCGTCCCCTGGAGTTCTGGCTGCACGGCTCACCGCTCGTCGGCCCCGGCTACCACGTGACCGAGGTGAAGGCCGTGACCATCGAGGCCATGGACTGTGGGGGCAAGGCGGCCAGCTGGCGCGAGACCGTGATCCAGCTGATGGACGGCAGCGCCCAGGACGCCAGGGGCGGCTTCATGACCACCCGCAAGTTCCTGGCCATCTACGACCGCGTCACCAGCCGCATCCCGGTGCGGGACGAGGCCGAGGTGCGCTTCGAGTACGGCACCGACACCTCGCCCGCGCTGCAGTACCACGTCAGCCATATCGAGGAACAGGCCGGGCGCACGGTCGTCCACCTGCGCACGCCCGGCGTGCAGTGCAAGGCCGGCGACGCCTGCGGGCTGCCGGCGGCTGAGGCGCAGTCCGAAGGCTGTGCGCCTGACAGCGGCTGCTGTGCCCCCCAGGCTCCCATCAGCCTGCAGTGA
- a CDS encoding ArsR/SmtB family transcription factor produces the protein MDFDVTADLFKALGDPHRLRALHFLATATPACCQGPDGVCACDLVTHLGLAQPTVSHHMRLLTDAGLVTATRRGRWVHYALSDAGLHTAAHTLGLLQTAASRNTPPTAFPTAQSPTAQPTPA, from the coding sequence ATGGACTTCGATGTGACGGCCGACCTGTTCAAGGCCCTGGGCGACCCCCACCGCCTGCGGGCGCTGCACTTCCTGGCGACCGCCACCCCGGCGTGCTGCCAGGGGCCGGACGGGGTCTGCGCGTGCGACCTCGTGACGCACCTGGGCCTCGCACAGCCCACCGTCAGCCACCACATGCGCCTGCTCACCGACGCTGGACTGGTGACGGCCACCAGACGCGGCCGCTGGGTGCACTACGCCCTGAGTGACGCCGGCCTCCACACGGCCGCCCACACGCTCGGTCTGCTGCAGACCGCGGCGTCCCGGAACACGCCGCCCACCGCGTTCCCCACCGCCCAGTCCCCCACTGCCCAGCCCACCCCCGCCTGA
- a CDS encoding metallophosphoesterase family protein, which yields MRIAVFGDVHGNRFALEAVANDIEQHRPDAWVNLGDQLFGGADPAGAWILQQELKARHGVLEVRGNTDERLGETLTETTVKRAMLEWLHGVLPQGAGAYVAALPTRVTLADGAVLAAHGTPDSAWTYLLRDGDSWAGDDHVREHLGDTGSARVVIVGHSHLEHVRQLGPLTVVNAGAVSRQKDGSPLARWVLLEGAGDVWSVTFRRVAYDVEAAACWAQEHAYHGTKEAAQLRAGAAAS from the coding sequence ATGAGGATCGCGGTCTTCGGCGACGTGCACGGCAACCGCTTTGCCCTGGAGGCCGTGGCTAACGACATCGAGCAGCACCGCCCGGACGCCTGGGTGAATCTGGGAGATCAGCTGTTCGGCGGCGCCGATCCGGCGGGCGCGTGGATCCTGCAACAGGAGCTCAAGGCCCGGCATGGGGTTCTGGAAGTGCGGGGCAACACGGACGAGCGGCTGGGCGAGACGCTGACCGAGACCACCGTCAAGCGCGCCATGCTGGAATGGCTGCACGGGGTGCTACCACAGGGCGCGGGAGCGTACGTCGCGGCGCTGCCGACCCGCGTGACGCTGGCGGACGGCGCGGTGCTGGCCGCGCACGGCACGCCAGACAGCGCGTGGACATACTTGCTGCGCGACGGCGACAGTTGGGCAGGTGACGACCACGTCCGTGAGCATCTGGGCGACACCGGGTCAGCGCGGGTGGTGATCGTCGGCCACTCGCACCTGGAACACGTCCGGCAACTCGGGCCGCTGACCGTGGTGAACGCCGGGGCGGTGAGCCGCCAGAAGGATGGCTCACCCCTGGCGCGCTGGGTGCTGCTGGAAGGAGCGGGCGATGTCTGGAGCGTGACCTTCCGGCGTGTGGCTTACGACGTCGAGGCGGCCGCCTGCTGGGCCCAGGAACACGCGTACCACGGAACCAAGGAAGCGGCGCAGCTGCGGGCTGGAGCCGCCGCGTCCTGA
- a CDS encoding arsenate reductase ArsC: MTEPVPTQPVTGASLRKPRVLFICTGNTARSQMAQVLLEHRAGDRYDVVSAGLEPGEVNPLTVRALQDAGLPTDHLHSKGVKPMIAEHFHFAITVCDRAEASCPIFPNARYRLAWPFEDPAAATGSDEERLAVFIRVRDEIDARIQDWLAERA, encoded by the coding sequence ATGACCGAGCCTGTCCCCACCCAGCCCGTCACCGGCGCGTCCCTTCGCAAGCCCCGCGTGCTGTTCATCTGCACCGGCAATACGGCCCGCTCCCAGATGGCCCAGGTGCTGCTGGAACACCGCGCCGGCGACCGCTATGACGTGGTCTCGGCCGGTCTTGAGCCTGGCGAGGTCAACCCGCTGACTGTTCGCGCCCTGCAGGACGCGGGCCTGCCCACCGACCACCTGCATTCCAAGGGCGTCAAGCCCATGATCGCCGAGCATTTTCACTTTGCCATCACGGTCTGTGACCGGGCTGAGGCGAGCTGCCCCATCTTCCCGAATGCCCGCTACCGCCTCGCATGGCCCTTTGAGGATCCGGCTGCCGCGACCGGCAGCGATGAGGAGCGCCTCGCTGTGTTCATCCGGGTGCGGGACGAGATCGACGCGCGGATCCAGGACTGGCTGGCTGAGCGCGCATGA
- a CDS encoding MIP/aquaporin family protein produces MDVPLHRALTAELIGTFALIFFGPGAAVVDAQTGALGHAGVALTFGLTVTVVIAALAPISGAHINPAATFALTLAGRFPRSRVLPYVAAQLVGAALAAFVLLALFGMKGNLGVTVPAGSAGQAFVMELIMTVVLLLVALRSGLPWAVGGVVALEAMMGGPITGASMNPARSFGPALASGIWTAHWLYWVAPLLGAALAVAVNHVLSPRQPVEADPHRAQEFAPQGDHA; encoded by the coding sequence ATGGACGTCCCCCTGCACCGCGCGCTGACGGCCGAGCTGATCGGCACCTTCGCCCTGATCTTCTTCGGCCCCGGAGCCGCCGTGGTCGACGCCCAGACCGGCGCGCTGGGCCACGCGGGCGTGGCGCTGACCTTCGGGCTGACCGTCACGGTGGTCATCGCCGCGCTGGCCCCCATCAGCGGGGCGCACATCAACCCCGCCGCCACGTTTGCCCTGACCCTGGCGGGGCGTTTTCCCAGGTCTCGGGTGCTGCCCTACGTCGCCGCGCAGCTCGTCGGGGCGGCGCTGGCGGCCTTCGTGCTGCTCGCGCTGTTTGGGATGAAGGGGAACCTCGGTGTCACCGTGCCCGCTGGAAGCGCCGGGCAGGCCTTTGTGATGGAGTTGATCATGACCGTCGTCCTGCTGCTGGTCGCGCTGCGCAGCGGCCTGCCCTGGGCGGTAGGCGGCGTGGTGGCCCTAGAGGCCATGATGGGCGGCCCCATCACCGGCGCGAGTATGAACCCGGCGCGCTCGTTTGGCCCGGCGCTGGCGAGCGGGATCTGGACGGCCCACTGGCTGTACTGGGTCGCCCCGCTGCTGGGGGCCGCGCTGGCGGTCGCCGTGAACCACGTCCTCAGCCCCCGCCAGCCCGTCGAGGCGGATCCGCACCGGGCGCAGGAATTTGCGCCGCAAGGAGACCACGCATGA
- a CDS encoding arsenate reductase ArsC yields the protein MIRVLILCTHNSARSQMAEALTRDAARRAGLDLDVHSAGTEATRVKDEAKTVMVELGLSLDAHTSKTLYDVPDAMNFDYVVTVCDSAAESCPVYPGKTERRHYPFTDPSGGSLDRWRQVRDQLRTQFDAFVQRLKDGQPAPPSYDDSPAVLVT from the coding sequence ATGATCCGTGTCCTGATCCTGTGCACGCACAACAGCGCCCGCAGCCAGATGGCCGAGGCCCTGACCCGCGACGCCGCCCGGCGAGCCGGACTCGATCTGGACGTCCATTCCGCCGGCACCGAGGCCACCCGCGTCAAGGATGAGGCGAAGACCGTCATGGTCGAGCTTGGTCTCAGTCTGGATGCGCACACCAGCAAGACCCTCTATGACGTTCCGGACGCCATGAACTTCGACTACGTGGTCACGGTCTGCGACAGCGCCGCCGAGTCCTGTCCGGTCTATCCGGGGAAAACCGAGCGTCGTCACTACCCCTTCACCGATCCCTCTGGGGGCAGCCTCGACCGGTGGCGCCAGGTGCGCGACCAGCTCCGGACTCAGTTTGATGCGTTCGTGCAACGCCTGAAGGACGGCCAGCCGGCGCCGCCCAGCTATGACGACAGCCCCGCCGTGCTGGTCACCTGA